TCCTGTTGTCCGGACCCACCGTTTCTCCGCCCCATACACGTGCGCCACGTTTACACGAATTTGTCTCACTGGACCCTGTGCACCACGTCAgcaggaaaataaaatttacttttaccCTTTAAACGAGACATTAACATgtaatgtaaattattttattgagGCTTAAGTAATACTATACTACACCATaccatttttgtaaaaaaaatggttctacttaaatatattttttcaatccCAACGTTATAAGAAATAagtctataattttaaataaaaattgttgagcatatattcagcttattttgatattaaaaattaacaaaatatataaaaataataaaaaaagttattgaAAATAATATGATGAAAGTTTTCAATGAATCTATTatagatattaaatttatattttttcagtaTTTAATTTGTgtcttttaataaattgattagattttttctaaaataatagatttattaTATAATTCGAATGTAGAGATTGACGAGAAATATAAAAGTTTAGTGATATGTAtgactaaagaaaataaaagggaataaaccaaaaatacaatatagagattaatcaatataataatataataatatttttttaaaaatataatatatcaaataaaaataatactaaattaTATTGTAAGTTGAGTGTAATTATGCATTTGATTTAATATTAAACTCcaaattatttatatgtaagAGATAATGTATTGGAGACGGAGAGTTCATTTGTTTGCTGTAATTTATTCAATAATatttggataaataaaaaaaaggaaaaataagatTCTATATCTTATGAATGCTTTACTTTGgtacttttaattttactgcAAAAAAGATATTCACATAATTTGTCACAGtccctttttttaataattattacacTATACTAATAGTTTATTGTATTCTCCATAAATGAGCGAAATATGCCCTTGTTATCTAAAAATCATGCGATTTTAAAATCTAGTACCTTAaaagatttattatttatatttttaaagattaCGATTTTAAGTATGGAGATTCTTTAAGCAGTGTGAACcacataatatattaaaattttaaatttcacctTATATTActaagattattttatttacgTAGTTCCGTTTTTAGCCTCAAAACAACACTATCAAATTGTGGGACCCACATGTCAgtctcatatatattatattatatcctACCACGATTCCTATGCGACAAGGATACACCGCCGCATTATGCGGCGTCCACATTATCCCCTCAGAAATGGGCAAAAGAACCTTATCTGCCGTTCACGCCGTTTGAGATTCGTGCTTTTTATTTGATGGACGGAGATAGGCCCCCCTCACGCTGGGACCCACCGTACCCTCAAAATCATCACAGCTCCCGCGCCATCCTACGGTTAGTATCCGTCGGCGTTACGCTGTACCGTACTCCGCTCGCCCGTACATCACCGGGGGCATTATTTCCTGATCAGAGTGCACCGTGCATCCTGTGCACCGTTAATTTACAACCGTCTATCTCCAGAGGCCCTTCACACTGGACCGTTCAAATAACTTTCCGTACTTAGTAGGGACGTGAATGGGATGATGTACGGATGCACCTGATCCACGCAAAGCTTCACCTAGATCTGTACCTCGTTGAGAGGCGCAGTTATTCCGAAGCTTCTCCATCTCCATCCCATCCACATTtatactctcctctctcttttcatCGCGGTCTCATgtccactttctctctcctcgtcTCCATCTCCACCCGTGGATGTTCGGCGACTGCGGCCTCCGGATCCCCTGGCTccgtcgccggcgccggaggaggcggagcggcggcggaggtggggCGGGGGTGGAGCCGGTGTTGCTGGTGTCGGGAATGGGGGGATCGATCCTGAACGCGCGGAGCAAGAGGAGCAAGCGCGAGCTCCGGGCGTGGGTTAGGGTTTTCCTCGCCAATCTCGAGTTCAAGAAGTACCTCTGGTCCATGTACAACGCCGACACCGGTGAGTAGCGCCCGCGCCCTAGGGTTTAATCGCATGTTCTCCGGTGATCGGAGTGGTCGTACTTGTAGTTTGATTTCGTTGCAAGAGGTAGTAGTGCCTTGAATTGGGGGAATGGGGGAATTGGGATTTGTGTTTGTTGTAGTTTGTGAGAGATTGGTTTGGCAGGGTATACGGAGCCTCTTGATTCCGATGTTGAGATCTGCGTACCGGAGGATGAGTATGGGTTGCAGGCGATCGATATTTTGGATCCTTCATGGGTAAGTTGGGTGTTAATGACTGAAATGAACTGGAATTTACCATTTCTATTGTGTTGTTCTAATTGCTGCAGTAGTTTAATATTAGTACTGATACTTGTAGTGGACGAAGATGGTAGATGCGTGCACCTGATAAttgaaatgaaaagaacaaccaatttgatcattaaccatctagACTCATTGAGTAAAGCatcactaattttatttctgGTCTTATACTAGCTCAGCGAATTAAAACATCTTGATCTGCCATACTTGTAGCATCAGAACCAGTACAAATGAATATAGTAAACTAGTGCTGTTCTGTTCCCTCCTCAACTATCCTTTTTCTCAAACATGATCATGTATAAATAGCTGCATTGTGATTCCATAAAAATGCTATAGttcttaattaaatttgtaaagttTTACCACCGCTCATTTTAGTTAATATTGCCACTATTTTAATAGCTAGTAGTTTGTAACCATTTGGAGAATTTTAAATTGCATATTCTGTGTTCTTATCTGTTGTAAATAAAGGATTTCTTATGGCTACTATACATAGGAACTATGCAATCCTGCCAATCTGATTTTCTGATTTGTTGTTTtctcaaaaagataaaaaataagaagTACACTAATGTTTTTTTGTGATCTGATCCCTTTTCCTGTATACTCTTTCTATGCTTCTGATATTTCAGTGGGTAAAACTTCTGCGTGTGACTGATGTTTATCACTTCCACGATATGATTGATATGCTGGTTGAATGTGGATATGAAAAAGGAACAACATTATTTGGATATGGTTATGACTTTCGTCAGAGCAGTAGGTAAGGTGTAGAGCAATTTAATCTTGGCTCTTCAACAGATTGTTTTCCCCTCGTGGTTCTGGCATGGATTGTTCATTTTTTGTGTTATTCGGCAGAATAGAGAAAACGATGATGGGACTGAAAGAAAAACTTGAGACCGCATATAAGGCTTCGGGAGGGCAAAAAGTTAATGTAATCTCACATTCCATGGGTGGTTTGCTTGTCCGATGCTTCATGTCACTTCATAATGATGTATGTATCTCTTTTGTTCTATGTTCCCATTAAATTataacatttctttttctttgatctATAGTTACTATGAAGAGCAGCTTCGTTATGACTTTTCTCAGGTGTTTGCAATGTATGTAAACAAGTGGATTTGCATTGCGTGCCCTTTCCAAGGTAATAAATTTGATTGAGGGAATTTCATCTGTTATATCAATCAGTCAAGGCCTTCTGCTATAATTCAATGCTTTACAAGtttacttttgttttgttttgtttttttcttttgggaatAAGCCCTTTTGAATCATATATTGTTGATCAATAGGTGCCCCAGGATGTATCAATGATTCTCTTTTAACGGGGTTGCAGTTTGTTTATGGTTTTGAAAGCTTCTTCTTCGTTTCCAGATGGAATATGCACCAACTGGTAATTTCTTCACATTATTGTCTTAGGGCTTAGGCAGTAGACTGTTTGATTCTCATGATGTTGTATGAGTAACCCATTTATAGTGCAGTAATATTGTTAAATGACTAGATATGCGACGTATTCATATTTCCATTTTTTCATCAGCATTGCTGGATTCCTTTAAAATTCTGTTGGGTGAAGCAATTACTTAGCTAATTTGCTAAAATTGTGTAGCGAGTATATTTGCATATGTCATCCTCTCTGTAACTTCACCATTTCATGCTTTCATGGAACCGTTAgtcctgtaatttttttttccctttcgtATTTTAGGATTTTCCTGTCAATCTCTGCATCTTAGAATCGTTGATAACTAATTCGGCCCATTCGTATTCTTACTAAAAGCTTGTATAATTTGAGTATAAGCTCCTTGCTTTTTGAGAAAGAAGATCAGAAACTTCGCTTgctttcatttttcttatttagttCATTATTTTCTGATGTGTAGCTGGTCGAATGTCCATCTATATATGAAATGCTGCCATATTCAAACTTCAAGTGGAATCAACAACCGCTGGTTCAAGTTTGGCGGAAGCTGTCTGGAGAGAATGAAGAAGTCAAGTTGCAAGAATATGATGCAACTAATTGTGTTTCTTTGTTTGAAGAAGCTTTAAGAGATAACAAGGTTCTTGTACTTAAACTCTTTAATTTAGATATTTATCTTAAGTTAAACTCTTCagtttagatatttattttgactttcttcttttccttcaaaaTTACATGTTGTGAGAGTTGAATTTGCTCATTCAACATATTTTTCAGCTTATGATAATCTCAACATAAATTTCTGATCATATTAACTTCTAAATTTTGTCGGCTATTTTAATGAAACCCAATATTGTTGCAAGCAGTACTGAGGTACTTGGTATTTGGACAGTTAAAAATGTTATATCAAACTAATTCAATTACTGACTGTACCTAGCGTTGTTGGCTAAGGAgtaagggcttgatggttggtaacCCGAGGTCCCAACTTCGAAGCTTAGTTGTTTTTCATTTCTAGCggagttcatttctaaaaaaatgaacgaagcgggtagcttgctacctttctctctcacaaaaaaaaaaaaaaaaaaaaaaaaaaaaaaacaacgcaagtaataataaactttttatttgatatatgtGACCATATTTCGCTTTCTATGTACAGCTGGATTACAATGGAAAGTCAATCCCTCTTCCGttcaattattcaattttcaaatgGGCAACTGATACTCGCCAAATTCTTGACAATGCTCAATTACCAAGTGCTGTCAGCTTCTACAATATATATGGAATTTCATTGGATACTCCATATAATGTCTGGTGAGGAATTCGTAATATTTTGTTTCTCTGATATCCTGGTAAAATAATTACTTCTAATTTTCATCAAAGGTCTGTATTCCATTTTGGCATTGTTTTTCAAGGAATATTTCAACAGATTTTGAAGGCTTGACATTCATGTTATGTATCAACCTTGCGGTGCATATACTTGCATCCTTTACAAGAGCCCTTTGATTATCATCTTTAGGTTGCCAAATTTCATGCGAAATATGTTCAATTTCAAACATAACATTTTGACATGCTTTTGATTGTTAACTGCAGTTACGGCTCTGAAAGCTCTCCTATTGGGGATTTATCAGAAATATGCCACACAATGGTATTATTATGAACATAAATTCTCTTGTATATGTATCTGCTATTACATCCACTTATAAACTGCGGAAGTTGATGATGTCTAGATGGTGCATTTTCAGCCTCAGTATGAATATGTGGACGGAGATGGCACTGTTCCTACTGAATCAGCTAAGGTAATTATTTATGACTCTGATATATGACAACGGATTACGTTTTGATCTGCAATTATGGAGAAACCGCACCACTATTGTTGTTACATTGCGGAGGTAGCAGGATGAGGCAGCATCTTACATACCATAAAATGATTGTAGGCTCAAAACTGATTCATTAGATAGCTTCCCGAAATGCCTAAATTAAGGTATCATTagaggaggggaaaaaaaagatgcCATTCTCGATAACCATTATAAGTTGCAGATTATTCTCTTGATAGCACTCAGGTTGTGGATAACGTAGAGTAGCGTCTGCTATTGTAGTATCAGAGGATAAATACGAATACAATTAGGAATATGGATGCTTTAGTAGTTTCTTGTGAGCTATAGCGCTTGCTATCCACTATCAAATCCCACACTTGCTATGTGCTCACTGCGCAcgacttttatatatatatatatatatatatatatatatatatagagtccggctactatactcttatgaatacgatcgctttcgtactcataagttgttttcgatgataaagcttccgaatcNatatatatatatagagtccggctactatactcttatgaatacgatcgctttcgtactcataagttgttttcgatgataaagcttccgaatcaatgatccataccgttaaacgttatctagagcatttaaaatttttagaaatcaaattttataatttttcgatatcatttaccttacgatcaaaagctcacaaaattgataatttttaacggccagtatgagatatttactagtttaacggtgaaaaagaatcgaaattggttgaatttttaatagaaaattctattcactatctaaataaaaatcaataactccgatcttaaattgaaggattcgatcatccatttttaggatgtcgttcgattttaaccgttcattttatacccgcttgatggactttctaatgattttgaaaaattagaaaatttatttctagaagttttaaatactctaaatcatatttaacggtgtgatcgtcgatttaaaaactccaatatcgaaaacaacttatgagtacgaagagctcgatactcataagagtatagtagccctagggatgtcaatgggtatggatacctgaaattttatccgaacccaaacccgaatgaaacggatatattcgatggatatggatatggatataaaaaataaaaatccgacggatatggattcggatatggaatTTGATTGTacccaacccgaacccgaacccgacccgaacccgaatttattttgtattatatatatatatatataaatttgatgttatatttgaaattgtattttaaaattttaaatttaatataatatattttgaaatattgaaaaaagaaataattgtttcgggttcaaattttcgggttcgggttcggatttcggatttttggtcgggttcgggtttggatatggatttttaaaatccgtcgggttcgggtctcgggttcggagtcgggttcgggttcgggtttttaaaaatccgccccgaatccgacctgttgacatctctaagtagccctactctctctctctctctctatacatatatatatatatatatatatatatggagaaaGGGCACGACTTACATCTTGTAACCTTGATAGTACGACATTTGCACTTCTTTCCCCGCTACTACAACTGCCCCCATTAGAGCAAATTTCTGTTCCCTGCTGTTCAAGCTCTTTCGTCGTCGACATCAAAGTTTGTCAAAATAGAGATGTTAAAGATAAATCCGAATTTGTTTTCTTGTGGCTTTCAAACTCTTTGGTCaaatcccctctctctctctctctctctctctctctcttggtaCATGGGCTCTTCACGCATTAGGCTCACAACTCCAAACATTAGCAAATATCCTTTTATTCGCTTTCTTGGCACACATTCCTTACCTCTTTTCTCATTTTTATAGGCTGATGGATTCGCAGCAACTGCAAGAGTTGGTATTAAAGCCAGCCACCGAGGGCTACTGAACGATGAGAGAGTGTTTCAACTTCTGAAGCAATGGTTGGGTGCGGGCGAGAAGTCGCGGCAACAACCAATGTCGACTTCGAAAGTGATGGACTTCTCTCAGGAGTCGATTCCTTTTCAAATGGCTCCATAGAATGTTATATGCAAGACCATTTTACATaactttttttgttctttcttacTTTCTCCTCTACACAATGGGATAAAGAGGGGTTGTGTGTTAGTTTCTTTTCACTCAAAAAGTTCATCAAACCACATTCTCTAGTTTGGGAAGGAAACATacaatcaaaagaaaattgttTCATTTGAAAGAGAATTTGACTTCACagattacaaattaaaattcgaaatTATGTGTGTGTTAACTGTTGCATCTTTGCAGCAGGTCCCAGCCTGGGATGGAGGGTTGGTTGCAGAATTCGAAAGCACCCCCGTTCGGGGGTTCTTCCAAGATAAGTTTGAAAGTCACAAACGCTGATACTCTTACAAGATTTcaataaaaatgtatgaatttcCCATAAATATGGCAGTAAGAACACGAAAGCAAAGATTTAAAGTATTTTGTAGACGCAAGCATTGTGGTCCAAAATGATGGAGAATGATGCTAAAGCTACTGATCTTGTTAAGATATTAAAGATTGTTGAGTGCTTTTAGAGGCATCAGTTTTCTGATGCTCCTGCTCTTTAGAGCAGCTGGTCAGCCTATGATCTGTGCCAAGATCACATGTATCACAACTTTCCATAGGATTTTCAGGGTGCATCAAATATACACATAATGGAAACTACACATGGCACGTATAACATGCAAACAGGTTTGTAAGCGAATTGCGCACACAAATGTCGCAGACAAGATATTGAAATAGTAGAACATGAAAAACGGCACTAGTAAAGGAGCTCTGAAATAACATTGGAATCGAATCTTAGTAGAAAAAGACCatcaaaaattttagttctACACTAcaccaaaaatagaaaaatctcCAGCACACAACCTGAAGTTCCTGCAGGAAATAAACACATCcgacttttcttttcttttgcttatgcttcacgaaGTTAAAACTGAAGATCTCAGCGAGATCTATTCGAGATCTATTTGAAGGAAAATAACTTACCATTTTTAACACGGCGATTTTGCATCACAAATCTCTTCCTCAAATCTTGGCATTACAGAGGCATTTCCATCTCATCTTCGGATACTCTTTCCTCCCCTTGATGGCTAAACAGATTTTGCTATTAGGTCCCTTGATTTTGCCTCGGTTCTTTCACACCCTCTACAATTTAAAGGAAAGATTTGCCTATTTGGTCAAACTGGTTGGTGCCGATCAAAGTTGCTTCGGCTGAATCGAGCTATGGCCGTCGGCTGTACTCGTCGTTTGAACTGGGCCTTCGATCGCAGCCTCTTCATCCGCTTCTTTATGTTCTTCCTCATTTACTTCGGCTACTTGGGCCGTTTGATCTTCTTCCTTCGAGCCCCTGCATTAGAAAAGTTCACATGATGATGAAAATCTATTTTTATGTGGAAATTTGATGGAGAAAGAGACTACGGTATAAATTGCACCAGCGGTCCCTGAACTCTTGCATAGTTTCAGTTTGGTCCTGGACCTTTCAGTTGTTAACTTGTCGCCCTAACCTTTGCGCTGTTGAAATCTTGCCTTTACAGTTAAATTCCTCCACCAAATTGGAGAGAAATATTCTATAATCAAAAGCACCTTTTTGACATTTCTTATGGCGATTACATGAGAATATTCATCCATTATAACCGGAACTTAACTAAGAGCAAAATTGCAACAGAATGTAAAGGCTAGGGACTCAATTATAATGATCAAAAGGCTAAGGATTTCCAAtgtaaattgcataaaaacaaaaattggcACAAAGGGAAGTATTTACTTTGAGTAGATAATGAGGCCAATTGCAACACCTGCAAAAGCTACGAAGTACATCCAATCGACCTGTGGGGACATTAAGTTGCACCAATTAGAGATGTAAATGAAAGCATGTAGTATATTAGAGAAATGATCGAAAACCTTCTGATGATAAGCAAAGATGCGGATTAGAACGGCCCACATGTCTGAGGTTAACAGTGAGAGGTTAAGCATAGTTGCTCCACATATCTGCAAAAAATACGGGagtgaaataagaaaaataagttGACCAATATTAGGTGGGCAtcagcttttcttttcttttctttttttcttctttccttttttcattttaacCCTTGCGAATGAATGAACTTGATTGACATTAACAGGTACGGCACAATTAAGAAATTTATGATATTTATAACCACTCTTTACCTTAAGAATTATAGGGACGGTAGAATAGAACAAGAACATTGCCAATGCAAAGCCGACGAAAGGTAGCACCTAAAATCACATGGTCACAGCGAAAAAGTAATTAGCTTTATTGTCTAACTTTCTGGCACATAAAGCCAGGGATAGCATGCTTGTTTCAAAACTTGTTTAAGTATATTTGCCTAATTGCCAGCANTCCACTACAACcgagtctagagagagagaggagaagagaacgcaacaagaactctctctctctctcagcacAAAACTATATAGGGAGGGAATGGgttggtgatacaaacgagggagagaaaagacccAATTgccccctcacctaccctggtgtaccggtacacgggatcgcgtaccggtacaggaagccaacccgagagcagtacgCGCTCAGCCAGTAtagtgtatcggtacacctcgctggctgtaccggtacagcaagcaggaaaatctgctattttgcagatttcttcgctaaaactgccctcgcgtcgcacggagcccgttttacgtctatttgaggccaacgcgactcggacttgtcccgacactctccagagctgccgacaagcctccacaactgaacaccagggatctcacagccctgcccgcgtggtgctgacgtggcgcctgcgtggcagcccagggccatttttgcaaattaaattttggcagggctaattttaaaataaaaatttgccaggggactaaatgcaaaaaaaagccctaaatttattcatttctatttcaaaaaataaaattgatccatacaataaaattttacgCTTGATAtaggcaaaaacaaaaaagaaaagatgttaagagaaaaaaataaaaaaagtaagagagtgaaagagagagagagagagtgtgtgagagtattgagagagagagagagaagagggggcGGGGTCTTACTGCACCAGCTGTCCAGTGGATAGATTTAAGCTCATTGCGCTCAAGTATGGCTCTAAAAGAACgtcaagaaaacaaaaatgttCTGACTGCTAGAAGAAAAGAGGTCATGATTTTCATTAGCTAAAATGATCAGGAGAATCAAGAGCAATGAAACAGGAAACTAAGAAACACTCTCTTTGAAGGATCAATTTATGCCACGCAGAAAAAATGTTTTGCATCATAGACCCTAGTGCAGTGTTTGGTTAGGAAGTGGGAATTTCTACACCAGGATGGTGAAAAGTATCCTAAGGTAATGTGGTCAGGTTATGAGTGGTGGAAGATATCCCAACTATCCTGCAAAACACAATATTATTAGGTGCTGTCCTCACTTGGAATTTGATAGGGAAGATATTCTTTTACTCTGGGGATGACAGTGAGGTGGAATTGTAAAATTCCCAAGCTATCCCAAATGATTTTCACtatcccaaccaaacacaattgGAATAACACTAGAATGGAAGTTGTTTATTAAAGTACTACATAACTAGACTGTAATAATATCACCTATTACTTTAAAGTAAAGGATACATTTGACAACCGCTGATAACTGCTCCAAATGCTCCCAGCATTGCCATCATCTCAATCCTATCCCCATTCTTCACTAAATACTcctgaaaaatgaaaaagttaGAGAGAAGATGCTGATTTCCAATTAAACGGAATTGGGGAAACAGCAAATCTTCAAATAGAACTtctatttctcttttccttggatgaaaaatcaAGGAAATGAATAGAAGGCAATCAAATACTGACAATTACACTAGCTTATCAGAACATCAGGAATATAGTAGCCATAGATATTTGATAATTGTGCCAAAGTGACATGATTCTAAATAAACATGAAATCAACAAGCTATCAGATTAGGCCTCACAGATACTATGATTAAAGGTTAATAACCTTCTTCCCCCTTTAACAAAAACTTTCCAGGAAATTGTAAGAATCCTGTGATCATATCCATTTCATGCAAAAGAACTAACATGTAAGCCATAAATTTATGGAAAAGACATAAACAAAAGAATTATTCAAGTCATTTCGCGGAGTATCATGTGTTGC
This DNA window, taken from Ananas comosus cultivar F153 linkage group 5, ASM154086v1, whole genome shotgun sequence, encodes the following:
- the LOC109710236 gene encoding phospholipase A(1) LCAT3-like isoform X1 — protein: MFGDCGLRIPWLRRRRRRRRSGGGGGAGVEPVLLVSGMGGSILNARSKRSKRELRAWVRVFLANLEFKKYLWSMYNADTGYTEPLDSDVEICVPEDEYGLQAIDILDPSWWVKLLRVTDVYHFHDMIDMLVECGYEKGTTLFGYGYDFRQSSRIEKTMMGLKEKLETAYKASGGQKVNVISHSMGGLLVRCFMSLHNDVFAMYVNKWICIACPFQGAPGCINDSLLTGLQFVYGFESFFFVSRWNMHQLLVECPSIYEMLPYSNFKWNQQPLVQVWRKLSGENEEVKLQEYDATNCVSLFEEALRDNKLDYNGKSIPLPFNYSIFKWATDTRQILDNAQLPSAVSFYNIYGISLDTPYNVCYGSESSPIGDLSEICHTMMVHFQPQYEYVDGDGTVPTESAKADGFAATARVGIKASHRGLLNDERVFQLLKQWLGAGEKSRQQPMSTSKVMDFSQESIPFQMAP
- the LOC109710236 gene encoding phospholipase A(1) LCAT3-like isoform X2, yielding MFGDCGLRIPWLRRRRRRRRSGGGGGAGVEPVLLVSGMGGSILNARSKRSKRELRAWVRVFLANLEFKKYLWSMYNADTGYTEPLDSDVEICVPEDEYGLQAIDILDPSWWVKLLRVTDVYHFHDMIDMLVECGYEKGTTLFGYGYDFRQSSRIEKTMMGLKEKLETAYKASGGQKVNVISHSMGGLLVRCFMSLHNDVFAMYVNKWICIACPFQGAPGCINDSLLTGLQFVYGFESFFFVSRWNMHQLLVECPSIYEMLPYSNFKWNQQPLVQVWRKLSGENEEVKLQEYDATNCVSLFEEALRDNKLDYNGKSIPLPFNYSIFKWATDTRQILDNAQLPSAVSFYNIYGISLDTPYNVCYGSESSPIGDLSEICHTMPQYEYVDGDGTVPTESAKADGFAATARVGIKASHRGLLNDERVFQLLKQWLGAGEKSRQQPMSTSKVMDFSQESIPFQMAP